One Syntrophaceae bacterium DNA window includes the following coding sequences:
- a CDS encoding HAD-IC family P-type ATPase, whose protein sequence is MAATAWYRKTADEVFQELGTGPAGLHEKTAADRLESYGPNRLPEAKRVSRVVILLRQFASPLIYILLIAAAVTFALAEYKDTIVIAAVLLFNAVIGFVQESRAEESVRALQKMIVPQARVVREGREREISSDRLVPGDIVLLASGAKVPADIRLATAIEVRIDESLLTGESVPAEKTADAIPEENLTPGDQRNIAFMGTVVVNGRGMGVVVETGARTVLGGIAHEIRETKAARAPLQEKFARFSNRIGLYVLAASAGLFAVGIALGEPVRGMFMTVVAAAVATIPEGLPVVLTIALAVGVQRMAARNAILRKLPAVETLGSTTVICTDKTGTLTKNEMTVKVVFDGVRHFELTGTGYEPRGEILHDWIPKPESEREHLAMCFRVGLLCNESSLYEDEGVWRVNGDPTEGALIVSAMKAGLEPEQERYRYPQIGIVPFESERGYMATLHRYGDEKYIFVKGAVEKVLELCVTCMERDGLRTEEILKISDRFASEGMRVLAMAYKQAPDDLAELRHEDVQHDLTLAGIQAMIDPPREEAVEAVRDCRRAGIRVVMITGDHPTTALAIARMVGIDTTGNRVVTGSEIEKMTDEDLFDRVKTVSVYARVAPHHKLRIVRQLMDHGEIVAVTGDGVNDAPALRAAHLGVAMGRKGTDVAKEASDMVVTDDNFAAIFHAVREGRVVFDNIRKVVFFLIPTGVAAIGSILGCILMGIPIPYTASQLLWINLVTNGFQVIALTFEPGDRDVVRRPPLEPSEGIMSKMLVQRTVIVGLLISLGVVVTFSWSLESGMSLERARTIAMTTMVFFQFFQAWNSRSETRSIFQIGFFTNPYLAYGLAASLMAHVAAIYAKPLQWLLTTEPISGPEWLAITAISLSVIAAVEVDKMLRRPKGGDAA, encoded by the coding sequence ATGGCTGCAACGGCCTGGTATCGCAAGACTGCGGATGAGGTGTTTCAGGAGCTCGGCACGGGGCCGGCTGGGCTGCACGAAAAGACGGCGGCCGACAGGCTCGAGTCCTACGGTCCCAACCGTTTGCCCGAGGCGAAGCGGGTCAGCCGCGTCGTCATCCTGCTGCGCCAGTTTGCCAGTCCCCTGATCTACATCCTCCTCATCGCCGCGGCCGTGACCTTCGCCCTGGCCGAGTACAAGGACACGATCGTCATCGCGGCCGTCCTGCTGTTCAACGCCGTCATCGGGTTCGTCCAGGAGAGCCGGGCCGAGGAGAGCGTGCGCGCCCTGCAGAAGATGATCGTGCCGCAGGCGCGTGTCGTGCGGGAGGGCCGCGAGAGGGAGATCTCGAGCGACAGGCTCGTGCCGGGCGACATCGTCCTTCTCGCGTCGGGCGCAAAGGTTCCCGCCGACATCCGGCTTGCGACGGCCATCGAGGTGCGGATCGACGAGTCGCTGCTGACGGGGGAGTCCGTCCCCGCGGAGAAGACCGCCGACGCGATCCCGGAGGAGAACCTCACGCCGGGCGACCAGCGCAACATCGCCTTTATGGGCACCGTCGTCGTGAACGGCCGGGGCATGGGCGTCGTCGTCGAGACCGGGGCCCGGACGGTGCTGGGAGGCATCGCCCACGAGATCCGGGAGACCAAGGCCGCCCGCGCGCCGCTGCAGGAGAAATTCGCCCGCTTCTCCAACCGGATCGGCCTGTACGTGCTGGCGGCCTCGGCGGGTCTTTTCGCCGTCGGCATCGCCCTCGGCGAGCCCGTCCGCGGGATGTTCATGACCGTCGTGGCGGCGGCCGTGGCGACGATCCCTGAGGGCCTGCCCGTGGTGCTGACCATCGCGCTGGCCGTCGGGGTGCAGCGCATGGCGGCGCGAAACGCGATCCTGCGGAAACTGCCGGCCGTCGAGACCCTGGGAAGCACGACGGTCATCTGCACGGACAAGACCGGAACCCTCACGAAGAACGAGATGACCGTAAAGGTCGTCTTCGACGGGGTGCGCCACTTCGAACTCACGGGCACGGGGTACGAGCCCAGGGGAGAGATCCTCCACGACTGGATCCCAAAGCCGGAAAGCGAGCGCGAGCACCTGGCCATGTGCTTCCGTGTGGGGCTGCTGTGCAACGAGTCGAGCCTCTACGAGGACGAGGGGGTCTGGCGGGTCAACGGCGACCCGACCGAGGGGGCCCTGATCGTGTCGGCCATGAAGGCGGGGCTGGAGCCCGAGCAGGAACGGTACCGGTACCCGCAGATCGGCATCGTCCCCTTCGAGTCGGAGCGGGGCTACATGGCGACCCTGCACCGGTACGGTGACGAGAAGTACATCTTCGTCAAGGGCGCCGTCGAGAAGGTCCTCGAGCTCTGTGTCACCTGCATGGAGCGGGACGGCCTGCGCACGGAGGAAATCCTGAAAATTTCGGACCGCTTCGCATCCGAGGGGATGCGCGTGCTGGCGATGGCCTACAAGCAGGCCCCCGACGATCTGGCCGAGCTGAGGCACGAAGACGTGCAGCACGACCTGACGCTGGCCGGCATCCAGGCCATGATCGACCCGCCGCGCGAGGAGGCGGTGGAGGCCGTCCGGGACTGCCGGCGTGCGGGCATCCGGGTCGTCATGATCACGGGGGACCACCCGACGACGGCCCTGGCGATCGCGAGAATGGTCGGGATCGACACGACGGGCAACCGGGTCGTCACGGGCAGCGAAATCGAGAAGATGACGGACGAGGACCTCTTTGACCGGGTGAAGACGGTTTCCGTCTACGCCAGGGTCGCACCCCATCACAAGCTGCGGATCGTCAGGCAGCTGATGGATCACGGGGAGATCGTGGCCGTCACGGGCGACGGCGTGAACGACGCGCCTGCCCTCAGGGCGGCCCATCTCGGGGTTGCCATGGGACGCAAGGGGACGGACGTGGCGAAGGAGGCCTCGGACATGGTCGTCACCGACGACAACTTCGCGGCCATCTTCCATGCCGTTCGGGAGGGCCGCGTCGTCTTCGACAACATCCGGAAGGTCGTCTTCTTCCTGATCCCCACGGGCGTGGCGGCCATCGGCTCTATCCTCGGATGCATCCTCATGGGGATCCCCATTCCCTACACGGCGTCGCAGCTGCTCTGGATCAACCTCGTGACCAACGGCTTCCAGGTCATCGCGCTGACGTTCGAGCCGGGGGACCGTGACGTGGTCCGCCGGCCCCCCCTGGAGCCGTCCGAGGGCATCATGTCGAAGATGCTCGTGCAGCGGACCGTCATCGTGGGACTGCTCATTTCGCTGGGGGTCGTCGTCACCTTCTCCTGGTCGCTCGAGTCGGGGATGTCGCTCGAGAGGGCGCGGACCATCGCCATGACCACCATGGTCTTCTTCCAGTTCTTCCAGGCATGGAACAGCCGGTCCGAGACGAGGTCGATCTTCCAGATCGGGTTTTTCACCAACCCCTACCTGGCATACGGGCTTGCCGCCTCCCTGATGGCGCACGTGGCCGCCATCTACGCGAAGCCCTTGCAGTGGCTGCTGACGACGGAGCCGATCTCCGGGCCCGAGTGGCTGGCGATCACGGCGATATCCCTCTCCGTCATTGCCGCCGTGGAAGTCGACAAGATGCTCCGGCGGCCGAAAGGGGGGGACGCCGCATGA
- the ald gene encoding alanine dehydrogenase: MIVGVPREIKDQESRVSMTPGGVRQLVEAGHRVLVETEAGAASGFSDAAYRAAGAEIVPDAAEAWGAGLVVKVKEPLPPEYGFLRPGLTLFTYLHLAAERELTLELMRRGVTGIAYETVELEDGRLPLLQPMSEVAGRLAVQKGAFYLEKVNGGSGKLIGGVAGVEPARVTIIGAGVVGASAARIALGMCAEVTVLDRDIDRLRHLEDVLHRRLITRSADPLAVEESVARADLLIGAVLVKGARTPRVVTREMVGRMARGSVVIDVSVDQGGCVETIRPTKHSDPVYFVDGILHYGVTNMPGAVPRTSTIALSNATLPYVVRLAADGVPGAFAKSPELKKGLNTWRGAVTYPAVAEAFGLEVPPGDPLR, from the coding sequence ATGATCGTGGGCGTTCCGAGGGAGATCAAGGATCAGGAGTCCCGGGTGTCCATGACCCCCGGGGGGGTCCGGCAGCTGGTCGAGGCGGGACACCGGGTCCTCGTCGAGACCGAGGCGGGCGCAGCGAGCGGCTTCAGCGACGCCGCGTACCGGGCCGCCGGTGCCGAGATCGTGCCCGACGCGGCCGAAGCATGGGGCGCGGGTCTCGTCGTGAAGGTCAAGGAGCCGCTGCCGCCGGAATACGGGTTTCTCCGGCCCGGCCTCACCCTCTTCACCTACCTGCACCTGGCCGCGGAGCGGGAACTGACCCTCGAGCTGATGCGCAGGGGCGTCACGGGGATCGCCTATGAGACGGTCGAGCTGGAAGACGGCCGGCTCCCCCTGCTCCAGCCCATGAGCGAGGTCGCCGGGCGCCTCGCCGTCCAGAAAGGGGCCTTCTACCTGGAGAAGGTCAACGGGGGTTCCGGAAAGCTGATCGGCGGCGTTGCCGGCGTCGAGCCCGCCCGGGTGACGATCATCGGGGCAGGTGTCGTCGGGGCCAGCGCCGCACGCATCGCACTGGGGATGTGCGCCGAGGTGACCGTGCTGGACCGGGACATCGATAGGCTGCGCCACCTCGAGGACGTTCTCCACAGGCGGCTGATCACCCGGAGCGCCGACCCCCTGGCCGTCGAGGAGTCCGTGGCGCGTGCGGACCTGCTGATCGGTGCCGTGCTCGTCAAGGGGGCCCGGACGCCGCGCGTCGTCACCCGCGAGATGGTGGGCCGCATGGCCCGGGGAAGCGTCGTGATCGACGTCTCCGTCGACCAGGGAGGCTGTGTCGAGACGATCCGGCCGACGAAGCACTCAGACCCTGTGTACTTCGTCGATGGCATCCTGCACTACGGGGTCACCAACATGCCGGGCGCCGTTCCCCGGACGAGCACGATCGCCCTCTCGAACGCGACCCTGCCCTACGTCGTCCGGCTGGCCGCCGACGGCGTGCCCGGCGCCTTCGCAAAGAGCCCGGAGCTGAAGAAGGGGCTCAACACCTGGCGCGGCGCCGTCACCTATCCCGCCGTGGCCGAGGCCTTCGGCCTCGAGGTCCCGCCGGGGGACCCGCTGCGCTGA
- a CDS encoding SufD family Fe-S cluster assembly protein, which yields MPDLKEKAREAKDKKAAIGPDVDLSSFTAEPVAHAYVKDLKTLPVVDQSRLIQAGIDTSESGRAGTYIQMDTAVVHAHAKQEGLEVIPIKEALKKHAWAREHYWKLVSVDADKYTAAAELSLHDGYVIRALPGAKAVWPVQACLYLDKDNISQYVHNLIIAEEGSELHVITGCATSPRLKRGLHVGISEFFVRKNAKLSFTMIHHWAEEVMVRPRSVGIVEEGGLFLNNYICMKPVKSLQMYPTTHLVGKGAVARFYSILVGTPGSEMDVGGRILLKAEETRAEIIARAITNGGTIVNRGDLIGEVPGIKAHLECKGLILNGGIIHAIPELQGKADGVEMSHEAAVGKIAQEEILYLMSRGLSEEEATSTIVRGFLSVDMPGLPPELKAEIDRAVDLSSKDVM from the coding sequence ATGCCAGATCTGAAGGAAAAGGCCCGGGAGGCCAAAGACAAGAAGGCCGCCATCGGACCCGACGTGGACCTGTCGTCTTTCACGGCGGAGCCGGTTGCCCATGCATACGTGAAGGACCTCAAGACGCTCCCCGTCGTCGACCAGAGCCGGCTGATCCAGGCCGGCATCGACACGAGCGAGAGCGGCCGTGCGGGCACCTACATCCAGATGGACACGGCCGTCGTGCACGCCCACGCGAAGCAGGAGGGCCTCGAGGTCATTCCCATCAAGGAGGCCCTGAAGAAGCATGCGTGGGCACGGGAGCACTACTGGAAGCTTGTGTCCGTCGATGCCGACAAGTACACGGCCGCGGCGGAGCTCAGCCTCCACGACGGCTACGTCATCCGGGCCCTGCCCGGCGCAAAGGCCGTCTGGCCCGTGCAGGCCTGCCTGTACCTCGACAAGGACAACATCAGCCAGTACGTGCACAACCTCATCATCGCCGAGGAGGGCTCGGAGCTGCACGTCATCACGGGCTGCGCCACGTCGCCCCGCCTCAAGCGGGGACTGCACGTGGGGATCTCGGAGTTCTTCGTCAGGAAGAACGCGAAGCTCAGCTTCACCATGATCCATCACTGGGCCGAGGAGGTCATGGTGCGGCCCCGCTCCGTGGGCATCGTCGAGGAGGGCGGGCTCTTCCTCAACAACTACATCTGCATGAAGCCCGTGAAGAGCCTGCAGATGTACCCCACGACCCACCTCGTGGGCAAGGGAGCCGTGGCCCGCTTCTACAGCATCCTCGTGGGGACGCCCGGCTCCGAGATGGATGTGGGCGGCCGGATCCTGCTGAAGGCCGAGGAGACCCGGGCCGAGATCATCGCGCGGGCCATCACCAACGGGGGCACGATCGTCAACCGCGGCGACCTGATCGGCGAGGTGCCCGGCATCAAGGCCCACCTCGAGTGCAAGGGCCTGATCCTCAACGGCGGGATCATCCACGCCATCCCCGAGCTGCAGGGCAAGGCGGACGGCGTCGAGATGTCCCACGAGGCGGCCGTCGGCAAGATCGCCCAGGAGGAGATCCTGTACCTCATGTCCCGCGGGCTCTCGGAGGAGGAGGCGACCTCCACCATCGTGCGGGGCTTCCTCAGCGTGGACATGCCGGGTCTGCCGCCCGAGCTCAAGGCGGAAATCGACCGGGCCGTCGACCTGAGCTCGAAGGACGTGATGTGA
- a CDS encoding ABC transporter ATP-binding protein: MLLIEDLQVKLGDREVLRHIDLEIKPGETHILFGPNGSGKTSLLMTIMGYPQYRVTAGKITFKGVDITNLPINERARLGIGMSYQRPPTVNGLKTRQMIQICAGGRDVDVEKMAAKMNFQDFLERDINAGFSGGEIKRSELVQLMAQQPDLLLFDEPESGVDLENISLIGTTISMLLQRDIHPEPGKSQLQRKKERTKMGLIITHTGFILDYVTADKGQVLFNGVLSCSNNPVDIFHCIKQMGYEECVKCQI, translated from the coding sequence ATGCTTCTCATCGAGGATCTCCAGGTGAAACTGGGCGATCGGGAGGTGCTCCGTCACATCGACCTCGAGATCAAGCCCGGCGAGACACACATCCTTTTCGGTCCGAACGGGTCGGGGAAGACGTCGCTTCTCATGACGATCATGGGCTACCCCCAGTACCGGGTGACGGCGGGAAAGATCACCTTCAAGGGGGTGGACATCACGAACCTGCCCATCAACGAGCGCGCCCGGCTCGGCATCGGAATGTCCTACCAGCGCCCCCCCACGGTCAACGGGCTCAAGACGAGGCAGATGATCCAGATCTGTGCCGGCGGACGCGACGTCGATGTGGAGAAAATGGCGGCGAAGATGAACTTCCAGGACTTCCTCGAGAGGGACATCAACGCCGGGTTCTCGGGGGGCGAGATCAAGCGCTCCGAGCTGGTGCAGCTCATGGCCCAACAGCCCGACCTGCTGCTGTTCGACGAGCCCGAGTCGGGCGTCGACCTCGAGAACATCTCGCTGATCGGGACCACCATCAGCATGCTGCTCCAGAGGGACATCCACCCGGAGCCCGGCAAATCCCAGCTCCAGAGGAAAAAGGAACGCACGAAGATGGGCCTCATCATCACCCACACGGGATTCATCCTGGATTACGTGACCGCGGACAAGGGGCAGGTGCTCTTCAACGGCGTGCTGTCCTGCTCCAACAACCCGGTGGACATCTTCCACTGCATCAAGCAGATGGGGTACGAGGAGTGTGTGAAATGCCAGATCTGA
- a CDS encoding ferredoxin, which yields MKAAVNEDLCIGCESCVDICPDVFEMQDEIAVCRFDEDIPAEFEDACREAAESCPVEAIDIED from the coding sequence ATGAAAGCCGCCGTCAACGAGGATCTCTGCATCGGATGCGAAAGCTGCGTCGATATCTGCCCCGACGTCTTTGAAATGCAGGATGAAATCGCCGTCTGCCGCTTCGACGAGGACATCCCCGCCGAGTTCGAGGATGCCTGCCGCGAGGCCGCCGAATCCTGTCCCGTCGAGGCCATCGACATCGAGGACTGA